A genome region from Gadus chalcogrammus isolate NIFS_2021 chromosome 5, NIFS_Gcha_1.0, whole genome shotgun sequence includes the following:
- the LOC130382711 gene encoding potassium channel subfamily K member 16-like, translating into MARFQEAGGKVSWTGLLVLVHFSYLLVGATIFQILEREAESNNRNHFQLEKLNFLANYTCLDGPALEKFVQVILDAWEKGVNPSGNSTNPSNWDFSSSFFFAGTVVTTIGYGNLSPSTVSGQVFCVFYALCGIPLNLVFLNQLGKCLTIHLGRLERGMLSLVPHKQVVEVLAVGLFVASGSLLFLVIPPLLFSYVEDWSYGEGFYYAFITLSTIGFGDYVVGTDPDKHYITVYRSLAGVWIIFALAWLALVLSIGAKLMESAIVLTRPGLRRPPGGVEDGSSGKLEEELGQRA; encoded by the exons ATGGCGAGGTTCCAGGAGGCTGGGGGTAAGGTGAGCTGGACAGGGCTGCTGGTTCTTGTGCACTTCTCCTACCTGCTGGTCGGTGCCACCATCTTCCAGATCCTGGAGCGCGAGGCGGAGAGCAACAACCGCAACCACTTCCAGCTGGAGAAGCTCAACTTCCTGGCCAACTACACCTGCCTGGACGGCCCAGCACTGGAGAAGTTTGTGCAG GTCATTTTGGATGCATGGGAAAAGGGTGTGAATCCATCTGGCAACTCAACCAACCCCAGTAACTGGGATTTCAGCAGTTCCTTCTTTTTTGCTGGCACAGTGGTCACAACTATAG GCTATGGTAATTTGTCCCCGAGCACTGTGTCCGGCCAGGTGTTCTGTGTTTTCTACGCCTTGTGTGGGATACCCCTCAACCTGGTGTTCCTCAACCAGCTGGGAAAGTGCCTCACCATCCACCTGGGACGGCTGGAGAGAGGCATGCTCTCTCTGGTTCCCCATAAG CAGGTGGTGGAGGTCCTAGCCGTGGGTCTGTTCGTGGCGTCGGGCAGCCTGCTGTTTCTGGTCATCCCTCCGCTGTTGTTCAGTTACGTGGAGGACTGGTCTTATGGCGAGGGCTTCTACTACGCCTTCATCACCCTCAGCACCATCGGCTTCGGTGATTACGTCGTGG GGACGGATCCGGACAAGCACTACATCACCGTGTACCGGAGCCTGGCCGGGGTGTGGATCATCTTTGCCCTGGCGTGGCTGGCCCTGGTCCTCAGCATCGGCGCCAAGCTGATGGAGAGCGCCATCGTGCTGACGCGCCCGGGCCTCAGGAGACCgccggggggggtggaggacggGTCCTCCGGCaaactggaggaggagctgggccaGAGGGCCTAA
- the LOC130382763 gene encoding potassium channel subfamily K member 17-like gives MGLVEIFALARVPSILLLGAVYGAYVLTGGVVFWKLEGNLGREDISAILARKQQVLKTYQCLNSDGMDAVIAVLQDASKAGLSIKGNQTSDGFWKFTSSAVFAATVVTTIGYGNISPKTTVGQIFCVFFALFGIPLNIVVLNRVGKYMLTIERNICDFLQGKTTHPRCSRFLVHLVSYLCGVVLFFVVPMVVFKGHEGWSYSQAIYYCFITLSTIGFGDYVADSNPEQAYPEWYSFIMASWIFFGLAWLALVINHTIDILERLHGFLNGWWRRRSGVEETDPPDNENPDTQVEQEEAEPVKMQKLDD, from the exons ATGGGGCTGGTGGAGATCTTCGCCCTGGCCCGGGTGCCCTCCATCCTGCTGCTGGGGGCCGTGTACGGGGCGTACGTGTTAACGGGCGGGGTGGTCTTCTGGAAGCTAGAGGGGAACCTTGGCAGGGAGGACATCAGCGCTATATTGGCACGGAAACAGCAGGTGCTCAAGACGTACCAGTGTCTGAACTCGGACGGCATGGACGCGGTGATTGCG GTACTACAAGATGCTTCTAAGGCTGGCCTGAGTATTAAAGGCAACCAGACCTCTGACGGCTTTTGGAAATTCACCAGCTCAGCGGTCTTTGCTGCCACAGTTGTTACTACTATAG GCTACGGCAACATCAGCCCCAAAACGACCGTCGGTCAGATCTTCTGTGTTTTCTTCGCTCTGTTCGGGATCCCCCTAAACATTGTGGTCCTCAACAGGGTGGGCAAGTACATGCTGACCATAGAGAGGAACATCTGTGACTTCCTGCAGGGAAAGACCACGCATCCG AGGTGTTCTCGCTTCTTGGTCCACCTGGTGTCCTACCTGTGCGGGGTGGTGCTGTTCTTCGTGGTGCCCATGGTCGTGTTCAAGGGCCACGAGGGCTGGAGCTACTCCCAGGCCATCTACTACTGCTTCATCACCCTCAGCACCATCGGGTTCGGGGACTACGTCGCAG ACAGTAACCCGGAGCAGGCGTACCCCGAGTGGTACAGCTTCATCATGGCCTCCTGGATCTTCTTCGGCCTGGCCTGGCTGGCGCTGGTCATCAACCACACCATCGACATCCTTGAGCGGCTCCACGGCTTCCTCAACGGCTGGTGGCGCCGACGCAGCGGCGTGGAGGAGACGGACCCCCCCGACAACGAGAACCCCGACAcgcaggtggagcaggaggaggcggagcctgtGAAGATGCAGAAGTTAGATGACTGA